The following is a genomic window from Acidimicrobiales bacterium.
CGCCCCACTGGTGACCGCGGCAGGCGACGTGGTGACGCTGCCGTCGCTGTTCCTCGCCACCTACCTCGTTGGCCTCGGCCCCTTCACCCCGTCACTCGCCGTCATCCTCGTCGTCGTCTGCCTGGTGGCTTTGGCCGCGGCCCTGCGCTCGGGACTGCCCGTGCTGCGCCGCATCATGCGCGAGTCGGTGCCTGTGCTGCTGGTGGCGGGCACCGTCGACGTGGTGGCCGGGCTCACCATCGAGAAGCGCTTGGAGTCGTTCCTCGCCTTCCCCGCACTGTTGGTCCTCGTCCCCCCCTTTCTGGAGGACTCCGGGGCGCTGGGCGGCATCCTGTCGTCGCGCCTGAGCTCGAAGCTCCACCTCGGCATCATCGAGCCCCACGCCGTGCCCCAGCGGGCGGCCCGGCGCGACGTCCTGTTGATCTTCGCTTTCGCCGTGCCGGTGTTCTTCCTGGTGGCCCTGGCGGCCGACCTGGCCGCCTCGGTGGTGGGCCTGGCGTCGCCGGGCGCGTGGCGCATGGTGGCCATCTCCATGCTCGGCGGCATGGTCGCCACCTGCTTCGCCGTGCTCATCGCCTACTACGGGGCGGTGGCCACCTTCCGCCTCGGCCTCGACCCCGACAACCACGGCATCCCGCTGGTCACGTCGTCGATGGACCTGCTCGGCGCCTTCGCTCTGATCATGGCCATCGTCGTCGTCGGCCTCGGGCCGTAGACTTCTCCCTACTGCGATGGACGACCGACCTCGAAATCTGAAGACCATGCTCTCGGAGGCGAAGGACACCTCCGAGCTCATGATCGACCTCGGCTACGCGGCCCTCTACTTCGGCGACAGCGACATGGCCGACGAAGTGGACGCCTTGGAGGACCGCCTCACCTCGCTGGTGCACGAAATGCGCGCCATCTGCGTGATGGCCGCCCGCTCGCCTCGCGACGCCGATTCCATGGCGTCGGTGCTGCAGGTGGTGAGCGCCATCGAGCGCATGGGCAACGCCGCGGTCGACATCTCCCGCATCGTGACCCGCCGCCTGGGCATCCCCCGGGCGCTGGTGGCCGACCTGGCGGGAGCCGAAGAGGTCTCGCACCGGGTGCGCGTGCGGGAGGGCTCGGAGATGGCCCACCGCGCATTAGGCGACCTGGAGCTGCCCACCGAGGTGGGCATGTCGGTGGTCGCCGTGCGCCGCGAGCGCGAGTGGGTGACCGACGTGACAGGCGACGAGATCCTGCTCCCCGGCGACGTGCTGTTCCTGCAGGGCGCGCCCGCGGGTATCGCCGAGTTGCGCCGCCTGGCGGGCGCCCCCGAGTACGAGCCCCCGACGCCGCCCGAGGACACCGCGCTCTCCGACCTCGACCGGGCCGTCGACGTGCTGGTGGAGATGAAGAACGTCTCCGAGGTGGCGGTGGGCCTGGCCTACTCGGCGTTGGTGATGCGCGACCAGGGCTTGGCCGCCGAGGTCAACCACCTGGAGGACCGCCTCGACGACATGAAGGAGCGGTTGGAGGTCTGGGTGTTGCGCTCGGCCTCCGACCAGATCGACCCCTCGCCGCTGCGGGGGCTGCTGCACCTGGGCCAGGCCGCCGAGGAGATCGGCGACGCCGCCCAGCAGATGGTGTGGCTCATCGAGCAGCGCGAGGAGCTCCACCCCATCCTCGCCCTCGCCTTGGGCGACGCCGACGAGGTGGTGGTGCGCATGCCGGTGGCTGCCGGGTCGCCCGCCGACGGGCGCTCACTGCGCTCGCTGGCCCTGGAGACGGAGACCGGCTTCTACCTGCTGGCCATCCGCCGAGGGGGCCGCTACCTCTACCGGCCCCGCTTCGACGTGGTGGTGCGGGCCGACGACGAGCTCATCGCCACCGGTCCCGACGAGGGCCACCGCCTGCTGGCCGAGCTGTGCGGCTACCTGCTGGTGGAAGACGACGAGACGGGCGAGGACGAGCTCGTGCCCGCTCGCTCCTGAACTCCTCGGCACCTTTTCCTCGCACCGCCGTCTCGGCTGCCGATTGGTACGTCGAGGAGGAACCCGTGCCGGCTGTGCCCTGTGTCGCCAATCCCGTGCCCGCCGTAGCCGGCTCGCGCCCGTGAACGCCGCGACGACTCGGCTGACGCCGATGACGATCCTCGTGGTCGACGACGACGGCTACCACCGCTTCGTCATCGAGCGCACCCTCTCGCCCGTCGGCCACGAGCTCCGTTTCGCCGCCTCGGGCAAGGAAGCCCTGGAGCTGCTCGACGGCGTCGACCTCGTGCTCCTCGACTACCGCCTGCCCGATATGACCGGAATGGACGTGTTGTTGGCCATGCGGGCCGCCGAGACCACGGCGTCGGTGGTCATGGTCACGGCCATGGGTTCCGAGGGCTTGGCCGTCGAGGCCATGCGCTTGGGCGCCGTCGACTACGTGGTCAAGGACACCGATTACGTGGCCCGCCTGCCCCACGTGCTGGAGCGAGCGTGGCGCAACCACGACGTGGCCCGCCGGGCCAAGGAACTGCAACGGCTGGCCGTGCTCGTGCACTGCGCCGACGACCTGCCCTCCATCTACGAGGAGATCCTGCGGGGCGCCCGCGAGCTCCTGCGAGCGGGGTCTGCCGCATTGTTCGTCGTCAACGACGAGGGCAGCGTGGAGATGCTGGCGGGTGACGCCGACGGCTCGTCGACCATGGCCGCTCGCGTGGCCTCGGTGCTGACGCCGCGGGCCGGTGGGTTCCGCTCGCACGTCGACGACCGCTCGCTCATCGTGCCCCTGCCCGGCCACGGCGACGAACGCCTCGGCGCGCTGGCGGTGTGGGAGAAGTTGCCCCGCCAGTACCTGGCCGAAGAGCTCCTGCTGGCCGAGACCTTTGCCGCCTTCGCGGGCACCGCCCTCGCCGATGCCGCCCGGCTGGAGCTGGAGCGCTCGTTGGTGGCCCGCCTGCAAGAGACGCTCGACCTTCGTCGCAGCCTCGTCATGTCGCTGTCGCACGAGCTGCGCACGCCGCTCACGTGCGTGGTCGGCTTCGCCGAGACGCTGCTCGGCAACTGGGACCGCCTCGACGACCGCGCCCGCTACGACTGCATCGGCGCCATCCGCGACAACGCCACAGAACTGCGCTCGCTGGTCGAGCAACTGCTCGACTTCGGTGCGCTGGAAGCGGGGCGGCTGGTGGCGACGCCCGCCGTCGTCGACTTGGCCGTGGAGGTCGACACAGCCCTGCAGGCGCTGGCCCCGCTGTTCACCGATCGCACGGTGACGAGCGAGGTGCGCCACCTCGAAGTGCGCGCCGATCCGGTGCTGCTGCGGCGCACCCTGTCGAACCTGCTCTCCAACGCCGCCAAGTACGCAGGCCCCGACGCCCCGGTCACAGTGCGCGCCGTCGAGGAGGCCGAGGTGGTGCGGGTGGAGGTGGTCGACAAGGGCATCGGCATGACCGCCGAGGAGGCCAGCCGCGCCTTCGAGCCGTTCTGGCGGTCGGTGGGCGCACAGCTCAACGCCACCCGGGGCAGCGGCATCGGCTTGGCGCTGGTGCGCGAGTACGTGCGGCTGATGGGCGGCAACGTGGCCGTGGAGGCGGCGCCCGGCCAAGGCGCCCGCTTCTCGTTCACCCTTCCCAAGGCCGGCGACTAGCTCAGAGCCAGTCGCGGCGGCGGAAGGCGAGGTAGCCCGCCACCGTGAGGAACACCATCATGCCGATGGCCACGGCGTAGCCGTAGCGCCAGTGCAGTTCGGGCATGTGCTCGAAGTTCATGCCGTAGATGCCCGCGATGAGGGTGGAACCCAGCAGCAGGGCGCCCCACGAGGTCATCGTCTTCATCACCTGGTTCATGCGGTTGGAGATGATGGCCAGGTGGGCGTCGACGGCGTTGCCCATGAGCTCTCGTTGGCTGTCGATGGTGTCGATGACCCGCAGGATGTGGTCGTAGACGTCCTGCAGCAACAGCACCGCGGTGTCGTCGAGCCAGCGCACCTCGCGGCGCAGCAAGGCGTTGACCACCTCGCGCAGCGGTACCACGGCGCGGCGGAACAGCAGCAGCCGGCGGCGCACGTCGAACAGGTCCTGCTGGATGTCGCGTTCTTCGGGCGTGTCGTCGCCGAAGATGCGCTCCTCCAGTTCCTCCAGCTCGTCCTCCACGGCATCGGCGGCCCGGAAGTAGCCGTCGACCAGTTCGTCGAGGATGGTGTAGAGCAACAGCCCCACGGACGGCCCGTTGGTGCGGGTGCGCTCGAAGCGGCTTCGGGCCTGGGCGATCTCCCATGCGCCGCCGCCGGGGTTGCGGCCCCGCACCGTGACCAACCAGTCGGGGCCCACGAACAGGTCGACCTCGCACAGGGTCTCGGAGTAGGCGACGACGAAGGCGTGCGTCGGGTAGCGCTCGAGCTTGGGGCGCTGGCCGTGCTTGCGGGCGTCCTCCATGGCCAGGGGGTGCAGGTCGAACTCGCCTGCGATGCACACGAAGTCGGCGTCGTCGGCGTCGGAGAGGTCGACCCACAGCAGGCGGCCGTCCTTGCCCACCACCTCCGAGATGTCGGAAGGATCGTGCTCGGCGTGCGAGCCGTCGGGCCCGTAGCTCACGACGGTGATCACGTCGCTACACGTACCCGCGCAGGCGGGAGGCGCGGGCCACCCGTTCGATGCCGATGGCGAAGGCCGCTTTGCGCAAGGAGCAGTCGTGCTCCTCGGCGAACGCCGCGGTGGCGTCGAAGGCCCGTGTCATGGCGTCGCTCAACTCGGCGTTGAAGCGGTCCTCTTTCCAGCGGAACTGCTGGATGTTCTGCGCCCACTCGAAATAGGAGCCGGTGACGCCGCCTGCGTTGGCCAGGATGTCGGGCACGATCTCCACGCCCATGTCGTCGAGCGCTTTGTCGGCCTCCGGGGTGGTGGGGTTGTTGGCGCCCTCGACGATCATGCGGGCGGCCACCGCGTGCACGTTGCCGTCGTGGATCACCTCGCCCAGGGCGGCGGGCACGAGGATGTCGCAGCGCAGGGCCAGCAGCTCCTCGTTGGTGATGTCGTCGCCCAGGCCCGAGCCGTGCAGGGGCGACCGCTGTGAGCCGAAGGCGAGGACGGCAGGGATGTCGATGCCTTGGTCGTTGAAGACGCCGCCGCTCAGGTCGGAGATGGCGACGACCCGCACGCCACGGTCGTGCAGCTCGCGGGCCACCCATGTGCCGACGTTGCCGAAGCCCTGGATGACGACGCGGGCGGTGCTGAGATCGATGCCCCACCGCCGGGCGCCCGCTTCGAGCACGAACACCACGCCGCGGCCGGTAGCCGCCTCCCGGCCGGGCGCGCCGCCCAGGTCGACGGGCTTGCCGGTGACGATGGCCGGGGAGTAGCCGTAGCGGCTGGAGTAGGCGTCCATCATCCACGCCATCACCTGGGCGTTGGTGTTGACGTCGGGTGCAGGCACGTCGCGGTTGACGCCGATGACGTGGCTGATGGCCAGGGTGAAGCGCCGGGTCAGCGCTTCCAGTTCGTCCTCGCTGTAGTCGCAGGGGTCGACGCCCACGCCGCCCTTGGCCCCGCCGAAGGGCAGGTCCATGAGGGCGGTCTTCCACGTCATCAGCGACGCCAGCGCCCGCACCTCGTTGAGGTCGACGTCCTGGTGGTAGCGCATGCCGCCCTTGTACGGCCCGCGGGCGCCGTTGTGCTGCACCCGGTAGCCGCGCAGCACGACCAGTTCGCCGGAGTCGCGCCGCACCGGGATCTGCACGTCGATCTCGCGGTAGGGCGTCTTGAGCACGTCGTAGAGCTCGTCTTCGAGGTCGACGAGCCCGGCCGCCTCGTCGAAATAGCGGTTGACCATCTCGAAGGCGTCGGACGGCATGGGTGCGAACCTATCCCTGGGGCGCCGCGGTGAACCGTGCGAGCTGGCGGCTCTGGGCCACCAGCCTGCCGTCCTCGTCCCACAGCTCGCCGTCCTCCTCCATGTAGCCGCCCATCAGGAAACGGGTGCGGAAGTCGGCCAGGTGCCAGCGCGTGGT
Proteins encoded in this region:
- a CDS encoding magnesium transporter; its protein translation is MLGPDAAGAVQGLVALLVSSAGDLLAGLTLGAITHTLEALPGLLVLVPAAIGMRGNVFGALGSRLGTSIHAGTFRLSRRRDTVVGQNILASTALTLSISVALAVLAKVVAVGFGLADTISIADFVVISVVGGAMSSAVVLLITLGVAAGAVRFGWDMDTVAAPLVTAAGDVVTLPSLFLATYLVGLGPFTPSLAVILVVVCLVALAAALRSGLPVLRRIMRESVPVLLVAGTVDVVAGLTIEKRLESFLAFPALLVLVPPFLEDSGALGGILSSRLSSKLHLGIIEPHAVPQRAARRDVLLIFAFAVPVFFLVALAADLAASVVGLASPGAWRMVAISMLGGMVATCFAVLIAYYGAVATFRLGLDPDNHGIPLVTSSMDLLGAFALIMAIVVVGLGP
- a CDS encoding TrkA C-terminal domain-containing protein — protein: MLSEAKDTSELMIDLGYAALYFGDSDMADEVDALEDRLTSLVHEMRAICVMAARSPRDADSMASVLQVVSAIERMGNAAVDISRIVTRRLGIPRALVADLAGAEEVSHRVRVREGSEMAHRALGDLELPTEVGMSVVAVRREREWVTDVTGDEILLPGDVLFLQGAPAGIAELRRLAGAPEYEPPTPPEDTALSDLDRAVDVLVEMKNVSEVAVGLAYSALVMRDQGLAAEVNHLEDRLDDMKERLEVWVLRSASDQIDPSPLRGLLHLGQAAEEIGDAAQQMVWLIEQREELHPILALALGDADEVVVRMPVAAGSPADGRSLRSLALETETGFYLLAIRRGGRYLYRPRFDVVVRADDELIATGPDEGHRLLAELCGYLLVEDDETGEDELVPARS
- a CDS encoding ATP-binding protein, with amino-acid sequence MTILVVDDDGYHRFVIERTLSPVGHELRFAASGKEALELLDGVDLVLLDYRLPDMTGMDVLLAMRAAETTASVVMVTAMGSEGLAVEAMRLGAVDYVVKDTDYVARLPHVLERAWRNHDVARRAKELQRLAVLVHCADDLPSIYEEILRGARELLRAGSAALFVVNDEGSVEMLAGDADGSSTMAARVASVLTPRAGGFRSHVDDRSLIVPLPGHGDERLGALAVWEKLPRQYLAEELLLAETFAAFAGTALADAARLELERSLVARLQETLDLRRSLVMSLSHELRTPLTCVVGFAETLLGNWDRLDDRARYDCIGAIRDNATELRSLVEQLLDFGALEAGRLVATPAVVDLAVEVDTALQALAPLFTDRTVTSEVRHLEVRADPVLLRRTLSNLLSNAAKYAGPDAPVTVRAVEEAEVVRVEVVDKGIGMTAEEASRAFEPFWRSVGAQLNATRGSGIGLALVREYVRLMGGNVAVEAAPGQGARFSFTLPKAGD
- the corA gene encoding magnesium/cobalt transporter CorA codes for the protein MITVVSYGPDGSHAEHDPSDISEVVGKDGRLLWVDLSDADDADFVCIAGEFDLHPLAMEDARKHGQRPKLERYPTHAFVVAYSETLCEVDLFVGPDWLVTVRGRNPGGGAWEIAQARSRFERTRTNGPSVGLLLYTILDELVDGYFRAADAVEDELEELEERIFGDDTPEERDIQQDLFDVRRRLLLFRRAVVPLREVVNALLRREVRWLDDTAVLLLQDVYDHILRVIDTIDSQRELMGNAVDAHLAIISNRMNQVMKTMTSWGALLLGSTLIAGIYGMNFEHMPELHWRYGYAVAIGMMVFLTVAGYLAFRRRDWL
- a CDS encoding Glu/Leu/Phe/Val dehydrogenase dimerization domain-containing protein, whose amino-acid sequence is MPSDAFEMVNRYFDEAAGLVDLEDELYDVLKTPYREIDVQIPVRRDSGELVVLRGYRVQHNGARGPYKGGMRYHQDVDLNEVRALASLMTWKTALMDLPFGGAKGGVGVDPCDYSEDELEALTRRFTLAISHVIGVNRDVPAPDVNTNAQVMAWMMDAYSSRYGYSPAIVTGKPVDLGGAPGREAATGRGVVFVLEAGARRWGIDLSTARVVIQGFGNVGTWVARELHDRGVRVVAISDLSGGVFNDQGIDIPAVLAFGSQRSPLHGSGLGDDITNEELLALRCDILVPAALGEVIHDGNVHAVAARMIVEGANNPTTPEADKALDDMGVEIVPDILANAGGVTGSYFEWAQNIQQFRWKEDRFNAELSDAMTRAFDATAAFAEEHDCSLRKAAFAIGIERVARASRLRGYV